One genomic region from [Synechococcus] sp. NIES-970 encodes:
- a CDS encoding hypothetical protein (conserved hypothetical protein) translates to MQYNKPPLTFQGQISLLQSRGLIIKDLGFAEQTLKRISYYRLSAYLHFFQEQNSPNHQYRSGTTFESVLNLYKFDKSLRMLVFNATESIEVAIRTQMIYQLSHEYGSHWYVDSALFDDVQKHQELISFITQYCNSRKVEEFIEHYRNKYTHPPLPPSYMALEIISFGQLSRMYANLKPCNARSAVHNYFQIPHKFFISWLRSLSHIRNICAHHSRLWNVQLGESPKLPNRLQEDWLSQAIITEINQNNRRKIFKGLCCIQYLLDRIKPEHKFVKHLQVTFDMYPDVDIKNMGFPESWKSQALWQ, encoded by the coding sequence ATGCAATACAATAAGCCGCCTCTAACGTTTCAAGGACAGATTAGCTTACTTCAGTCTCGCGGTTTAATCATCAAAGATTTAGGGTTTGCAGAACAGACCTTAAAGCGTATTAGTTACTACCGCCTTAGTGCTTACCTGCATTTCTTCCAAGAACAAAATTCTCCAAACCACCAATACAGATCAGGTACAACTTTTGAATCTGTTCTCAATCTCTACAAATTCGATAAATCTCTGAGAATGCTGGTATTTAATGCTACTGAGTCCATTGAAGTAGCCATCAGAACCCAAATGATTTATCAACTATCCCATGAGTATGGTTCCCACTGGTATGTAGACTCAGCACTCTTTGATGATGTCCAGAAGCATCAAGAGCTAATCAGTTTCATCACTCAATATTGCAACAGTAGAAAAGTAGAGGAATTTATCGAGCATTACCGAAACAAGTATACTCATCCTCCACTACCGCCTTCCTATATGGCTTTGGAGATCATCTCATTTGGTCAGTTATCCCGAATGTATGCAAATCTCAAGCCTTGTAATGCTCGATCTGCAGTACATAATTACTTTCAGATTCCTCATAAGTTTTTTATCTCATGGTTACGCTCTCTATCCCATATACGTAATATTTGTGCCCATCACTCGCGTCTTTGGAATGTGCAATTAGGAGAATCTCCTAAATTACCCAATAGATTACAAGAGGACTGGTTAAGCCAAGCTATCATCACGGAGATAAATCAAAATAACCGAAGAAAGATTTTCAAAGGATTATGCTGTATCCAGTACCTACTAGATCGCATCAAACCTGAACATAAATTCGTAAAGCATTTGCAGGTGACCTTTGATATGTACCCTGATGTCGATATTAAAAATATGGGTTTTCCTGAGAGTTGGAAAAGTCAAGCTCTATGGCAATAA
- a CDS encoding hypothetical protein (conserved hypothetical protein): protein MDKFQLRPYQSEMVSEILSSLSHHDSVVGQLPTGGGKTIILSAIAHEFIKRGSPVLLLSHREELVIQGAEKLAAVSGEPVGIIKANYPDNGDRLIQSASILSLVRRLHRYHPERFGAIIIDECHHAAAATYRKVLEHFDAAYVLGFSATPTRADGAGLDDLFSHMVTGPSIRDLIDAGHLSPYRYLAAAQSMVIKGAKVRRGDYTSKSLAALNPRDQLAADLVSSYRQHCDGLRCLVFAIDRDYSKATAAMYQAAGIAAIHLDGKTPSEVRKTALEAFQAGEIKVVCNVGLFTEGTDIPAIEALQLARPTKSLPLFLQMVGRGLRPFPGKNEAIILDHADNWIEHGLPCGDRQWTLEGIAKPKGRKRYVKTAQGEIVEWEPVEILETKVTTREITPNSMAIAPALDGFWKTALDELLDERKTNGYKPGWVGFRLGELAPPLEVWQAAAPILGYQPGWAWHQWKKYQSRNVA, encoded by the coding sequence ATGGATAAATTTCAACTGAGACCTTATCAATCCGAGATGGTCAGCGAGATTCTAAGCAGCCTTTCTCACCATGACAGCGTAGTGGGTCAACTCCCAACAGGCGGGGGAAAAACGATCATCCTTTCGGCGATCGCCCATGAATTTATCAAGCGCGGCTCACCTGTTCTACTGCTCTCCCACCGCGAAGAATTAGTCATCCAGGGGGCCGAAAAATTAGCGGCTGTCAGTGGTGAGCCGGTGGGCATCATCAAGGCGAATTACCCAGACAACGGCGATCGCCTAATCCAGTCAGCATCGATTCTATCTTTGGTGAGACGACTGCATCGTTATCATCCGGAAAGGTTCGGGGCGATCATCATCGATGAATGTCACCACGCGGCGGCTGCCACTTATCGAAAGGTTTTAGAGCATTTTGATGCTGCTTATGTCCTTGGTTTTTCCGCGACTCCCACCCGTGCGGACGGGGCAGGCCTGGATGATTTGTTTAGCCACATGGTCACCGGCCCCAGCATCCGAGACCTCATCGATGCAGGTCATTTGTCCCCCTACCGTTATTTGGCGGCGGCTCAGTCAATGGTGATTAAAGGGGCGAAAGTAAGGCGGGGCGATTACACATCAAAATCCCTTGCAGCATTGAACCCTAGAGATCAATTAGCCGCTGATTTGGTGAGCAGTTATCGCCAACATTGCGACGGTCTGCGATGTCTGGTCTTTGCTATCGACAGGGATTATTCCAAGGCAACCGCCGCCATGTATCAAGCCGCTGGGATAGCTGCGATTCACCTTGATGGGAAAACACCCTCAGAAGTGAGAAAGACGGCTTTAGAGGCTTTCCAGGCGGGGGAAATTAAGGTCGTCTGCAATGTGGGGCTGTTCACTGAGGGCACAGACATTCCGGCGATCGAGGCGCTCCAACTGGCACGGCCTACCAAATCCCTACCCTTATTTCTTCAGATGGTGGGCAGGGGTTTACGTCCGTTCCCTGGGAAAAATGAAGCGATTATTTTGGATCATGCAGACAACTGGATTGAACACGGGTTGCCCTGTGGCGATCGCCAGTGGACTTTAGAGGGCATCGCTAAACCCAAGGGCCGGAAACGCTACGTCAAGACGGCTCAGGGGGAAATTGTCGAATGGGAACCTGTGGAGATTCTCGAAACCAAAGTTACCACCCGCGAAATTACACCCAACTCTATGGCGATCGCCCCGGCCCTTGATGGCTTCTGGAAAACCGCCCTCGATGAATTATTGGACGAAAGGAAAACCAACGGCTATAAGCCCGGGTGGGTAGGATTCCGCTTAGGTGAACTTGCCCCGCCCCTCGAAGTCTGGCAGGCGGCGGCCCCTATCCTTGGATATCAGCCGGGGTGGGCATGGCATCAATGGAAAAAATATCAATCCCGAAATGTTGCTTGA